The following are encoded in a window of Clostridia bacterium genomic DNA:
- the ytfJ gene encoding GerW family sporulation protein: protein MAEQHPIQGLMTTAMESIKDMVDVNTIVGDAVQAPDGTVIIPISRVSFGFAAGGGEFNSCCEVKEREDGEEEGSGKTGPKYPFAGGSGAGVSINPVAFMVVGQNQIKLLPVNVNSSVDKILDLIPELIEKANETIRKKITVKKEVSTGDTTGKITREIENE from the coding sequence GTGGCTGAGCAACATCCGATACAAGGTCTTATGACAACAGCTATGGAAAGCATCAAAGATATGGTTGATGTAAACACAATAGTAGGCGATGCGGTCCAAGCGCCGGATGGAACTGTAATAATTCCTATTTCAAGGGTATCCTTTGGTTTTGCTGCAGGAGGAGGAGAATTCAACTCATGCTGTGAAGTGAAGGAAAGAGAAGATGGCGAGGAAGAAGGCAGCGGAAAAACCGGCCCAAAGTATCCGTTTGCAGGAGGAAGCGGAGCCGGAGTAAGTATAAATCCTGTAGCATTCATGGTAGTTGGACAGAATCAGATAAAACTGTTACCTGTAAATGTAAACTCCTCGGTTGATAAGATTTTAGATTTGATACCCGAGCTTATAGAAAAAGCCAATGAAACAATAAGAAAGAAAATAACAGTAAAAAAGGAAGTCAGTACTGGTGATACAACCGGGAAAATTACACGGGAAATAGAAAATGAATAA
- a CDS encoding DUF1540 domain-containing protein, whose protein sequence is MANCQRILCSVGSCIYNTPKENLCTLDAIQVSAAAKSDSGAPYDETLCASYKSHHKKK, encoded by the coding sequence ATGGCAAACTGTCAAAGAATTCTATGTTCTGTAGGAAGCTGTATTTATAATACACCAAAGGAAAATCTATGTACATTGGATGCTATCCAGGTAAGTGCTGCCGCCAAATCTGATAGTGGAGCACCATATGATGAAACTCTTTGTGCAAGCTATAAATCACATCATAAAAAGAAATAG
- a CDS encoding segregation/condensation protein A, with protein MESSLTKACQIKIQNFEGPFDLLFHLIEKNQVNIYDIPVNEITDQYMEYLFAMQEMDLEIASEFLVMAATLLHIKSRMLLPDKKEKREEEVDPREELVLKLIQYKKYKEFSQALKQREKEWEKVFYKLPELIEFKRDDEILELSPEELKRVYVAMLERNRKKLNNTAGKMAQIIQHEKVSLKSKMREIVRNLINKAYVTFSEVFFSKGKSRTEIVTGFLAMLELSKLKKVRIEQQKQFSEILIYKNNDNLEEIEDEKVGVL; from the coding sequence ATGGAGAGTTCACTTACAAAAGCCTGTCAGATTAAAATACAGAATTTTGAAGGACCTTTTGATCTGCTTTTTCACCTGATAGAAAAGAATCAAGTTAATATTTATGATATACCTGTTAATGAGATTACCGATCAGTATATGGAGTATTTGTTTGCTATGCAGGAAATGGATCTGGAAATAGCAAGTGAATTTCTTGTAATGGCTGCAACTCTGCTTCATATAAAATCAAGAATGCTTCTGCCTGACAAAAAGGAGAAGCGGGAGGAAGAGGTCGATCCGAGGGAAGAACTTGTACTAAAGCTTATTCAATATAAGAAATATAAGGAGTTTTCCCAGGCTTTGAAGCAAAGGGAAAAAGAGTGGGAAAAGGTTTTTTACAAACTTCCGGAGCTTATTGAATTCAAGAGGGATGATGAGATTCTGGAGCTTTCTCCTGAAGAACTAAAAAGGGTATACGTGGCAATGCTGGAAAGAAACAGGAAGAAGCTGAATAATACAGCCGGTAAGATGGCTCAGATCATACAGCATGAGAAAGTATCACTTAAAAGCAAGATGAGGGAGATTGTTAGAAATCTTATAAATAAAGCGTATGTAACTTTTTCCGAGGTATTTTTTTCGAAGGGAAAGTCGAGGACAGAGATAGTTACGGGATTTTTAGCTATGCTTGAACTTAGCAAACTTAAAAAGGTCCGTATCGAACAGCAAAAGCAATTTTCAGAAATACTGATATATAAGAATAATGATAATCTCGAAGAAATCGAAGATGAAAAAGTTGGTGTTTTGTGA
- the scpB gene encoding SMC-Scp complex subunit ScpB: MEIKEIEAVIEGLLFAAGDTVSLEKIAEAIEVDKKTTRLILSNMTVNYHNSKRGIMLREINGGYQLCTRPEHHEYIKRLFEPRQKQGLSQAAFETLAIIAYNKHITRAKIEQIRGVNSDSAITRLLERNLIKEAGRLDAPGKPMVYEATEEFFRSFGFSSYSDLPLLEMNELEEVKEDGTL, from the coding sequence ATGGAAATAAAAGAGATAGAAGCTGTGATCGAGGGTTTGTTATTTGCTGCCGGAGACACAGTTTCCCTGGAGAAAATTGCAGAAGCAATAGAGGTTGATAAAAAGACTACGAGACTTATTCTAAGTAATATGACAGTCAATTATCACAATTCGAAGAGAGGAATAATGCTGAGAGAAATAAATGGAGGCTATCAGTTATGCACCCGTCCGGAGCATCATGAATATATAAAGAGGCTTTTCGAACCAAGACAGAAACAAGGATTATCTCAGGCAGCATTTGAGACGCTGGCAATAATAGCTTATAACAAACATATCACCAGAGCTAAAATTGAGCAGATAAGAGGAGTAAACTCTGATAGTGCAATTACAAGGCTTTTAGAGAGAAATCTTATAAAAGAAGCAGGAAGACTGGATGCACCGGGTAAACCTATGGTTTATGAAGCTACAGAGGAATTTTTCAGAAGTTTCGGTTTCTCTTCATATAGTGATCTTCCCTTGCTGGAAATGAATGAACTTGAAGAGGTTAAAGAAGACGGTACCTTGTAG
- a CDS encoding DUF5362 domain-containing protein: MDEIGNQGTNNQEPENTNQYQQPAPVEPNIYNGYSQISNQQSVNISFSLKELRSLSGWSTFRAVINIIVGALTCLGSLLSLLISFASFVGQDTNTNAINQALGNVYTLSASMYLIIGISSPFIGVILIISGVKLLNASDSIKRYLSSNDLSRLSDSMNSFGKYFKLFGITTIIKIVTGIVLFIVLIVLIASVASGLGDYMNQFPF; encoded by the coding sequence ATGGACGAAATCGGAAACCAGGGAACGAATAACCAAGAGCCGGAAAATACTAACCAGTATCAGCAGCCAGCTCCCGTTGAGCCAAACATATATAACGGTTATTCCCAAATTTCAAACCAACAAAGTGTAAACATAAGCTTTTCTTTAAAGGAGTTAAGAAGCCTCTCCGGTTGGAGTACTTTCAGGGCAGTTATTAATATCATTGTAGGTGCTTTAACCTGTTTGGGAAGTTTATTATCCCTTCTGATAAGTTTTGCTTCATTTGTAGGTCAAGATACTAATACCAACGCAATAAATCAGGCATTAGGCAATGTTTATACACTTTCAGCCTCAATGTATCTTATTATAGGAATTTCGTCACCTTTTATAGGTGTTATTCTTATTATTTCAGGTGTAAAACTTTTAAATGCATCAGACTCAATAAAACGGTATTTATCATCAAATGATCTTTCAAGGCTTTCTGACTCAATGAATTCCTTTGGAAAGTACTTTAAACTCTTTGGGATAACTACAATCATAAAAATTGTTACCGGTATAGTTTTATTTATTGTATTAATAGTTTTAATTGCCAGTGTAGCCTCCGGTTTAGGAGATTATATGAATCAATTTCCTTTTTAG
- a CDS encoding DUF2953 domain-containing protein, with amino-acid sequence MLYLVIFLVFLTAILVTLLILKAKVLLEFIRDGYDDHFIISLHILGGLISYKYEVPLINIEKNGVRITKVKEKRDIKDAEEKADRDVNFFSIFEKIKAILKARDENRETICEIRKYLRGKLVLKNFKFEAELGAGDAFYTGILTGVAWIIVGSLSSYVLNNVKNIDNCIKVESNFNEKKLNVNLHCIFSIRIVHIIVVRLKIMKIKARSRQTNEKIGGGLSG; translated from the coding sequence ATGCTTTATCTGGTTATTTTTTTAGTTTTTTTAACGGCTATATTGGTTACTCTGCTTATTCTCAAAGCGAAGGTACTGCTGGAATTTATAAGAGATGGATATGACGATCACTTTATCATATCGTTGCATATACTCGGAGGGCTGATAAGTTATAAGTATGAAGTACCATTAATTAATATTGAAAAAAATGGCGTCAGGATTACCAAGGTAAAAGAGAAGAGGGATATAAAAGATGCAGAAGAAAAAGCCGACAGGGATGTGAATTTCTTCAGTATATTTGAAAAGATTAAGGCCATACTTAAGGCCAGGGATGAAAACAGGGAAACAATCTGTGAGATCCGGAAATATTTAAGAGGGAAGCTGGTATTGAAGAATTTTAAGTTCGAAGCAGAGCTGGGTGCAGGGGATGCTTTCTATACAGGTATTCTTACAGGTGTGGCGTGGATTATCGTAGGCAGCTTATCTTCTTATGTGCTGAATAATGTCAAGAATATAGACAATTGTATAAAAGTGGAAAGTAATTTTAATGAAAAAAAACTTAATGTAAATCTGCATTGCATATTTAGCATTAGAATAGTCCATATTATAGTAGTAAGGTTAAAAATTATGAAAATCAAAGCAAGATCGCGACAAACAAATGAGAAGATAGGCGGTGGTTTGAGTGGCTGA
- a CDS encoding rRNA pseudouridine synthase, which yields MEQVRLQKYLAEAGIASRRKSEELIRDGRVTVNGVRISDMGMKVTGNDLVSVDGKKVVLGKNKIYIMLNKPVGVVTTVKDQFGRPTVIDLVKNIDERVYPVGRLDYDTSGLLILTNDGEFTYRLTHPKHEMKKVYLAEVEGIPEQSDLEQFRNGIRIEDYTTSPAEIKIVGTGKAASDKRQDISSLLQITIHEGKNRQVRKMCEAIKHPVIKLKRIAIGDVKLGDLEEGKWRYLSKEEIRWLNI from the coding sequence ATGGAACAGGTAAGATTGCAGAAATATCTGGCAGAGGCTGGTATTGCTTCTCGGAGAAAATCCGAAGAGCTGATACGGGATGGGCGTGTAACAGTTAATGGGGTCAGGATATCTGATATGGGTATGAAGGTCACCGGTAATGATTTGGTTAGCGTAGATGGTAAAAAGGTTGTTTTGGGAAAAAACAAAATATATATAATGCTAAATAAACCAGTAGGTGTAGTCACTACAGTAAAAGACCAGTTCGGAAGGCCTACAGTAATTGATCTGGTAAAGAATATAGATGAACGTGTCTATCCGGTGGGAAGACTTGATTATGACACTTCAGGACTTTTGATTCTTACAAATGACGGAGAATTTACGTACAGACTGACTCATCCCAAACATGAAATGAAAAAGGTATACCTTGCTGAAGTAGAAGGTATTCCGGAACAGAGTGATTTGGAGCAATTCCGAAATGGTATAAGGATTGAAGATTATACTACATCACCGGCTGAAATAAAAATAGTTGGTACGGGAAAAGCAGCCTCGGATAAAAGACAGGATATATCGTCTTTACTGCAGATCACTATCCATGAAGGTAAGAACAGACAGGTAAGAAAGATGTGTGAAGCAATCAAGCATCCGGTAATTAAACTTAAGCGGATAGCGATAGGTGATGTGAAACTTGGAGATTTGGAAGAAGGAAAATGGAGATATCTTAGTAAAGAGGAAATCCGTTGGCTGAACATTTAG
- a CDS encoding PilZ domain-containing protein, with protein MICKETNVQLEKLLSKGSVVYVKHSGMYEPSLSVVQKINEREMHISIPEALIESNVLVGDCLSCQQIDGEFEYVFQGIVNDIEIKQPGSICVFIEKVSKFKNNRLFKRYSVNFQADILMAGSDESIYSIVKNISIIGAGVISKQHLYKDTIITLKIATFISCDEMLEFKAKIVRIIKNENFYEYGIEIIDIDSKNKDILDKVIFCLNTNENIFIEDLL; from the coding sequence ATGATTTGTAAGGAAACTAATGTTCAACTGGAAAAGCTGCTTTCAAAGGGAAGTGTAGTGTATGTGAAACATTCCGGAATGTATGAGCCTTCATTGAGTGTAGTACAAAAGATCAATGAAAGAGAGATGCATATAAGCATACCTGAGGCCTTAATAGAAAGCAATGTATTAGTGGGTGATTGTTTAAGCTGCCAGCAAATAGATGGTGAATTTGAGTATGTTTTTCAGGGAATAGTTAATGATATAGAAATCAAACAACCAGGCTCTATATGTGTTTTTATAGAAAAAGTGAGCAAGTTTAAGAATAATAGGCTTTTTAAAAGATATTCCGTAAACTTTCAGGCAGACATATTAATGGCTGGGTCTGATGAAAGTATTTATTCGATTGTAAAAAATATCAGCATAATAGGTGCGGGAGTAATATCAAAGCAACACCTATATAAAGATACAATTATTACACTGAAAATTGCTACATTTATAAGCTGTGATGAAATGCTTGAATTCAAGGCAAAAATAGTACGGATTATAAAAAATGAAAATTTTTATGAATATGGTATTGAAATCATAGATATTGATAGTAAAAACAAAGATATCTTGGACAAGGTTATATTCTGTCTGAATACCAATGAAAATATATTTATTGAAGATTTACTGTAA